Below is a window of Tsuneonella deserti DNA.
CGATCACCGTGCGCTCAACCTCGATGGCGGCGACTTTGCCCTCTCCCAGTAGGCGCATCGGGGAGGCGTACATGTCAAAATCGATCTCGATTGCCTTGTCGGCCCTTTCGCTCTCAGGAATTGCCGCGAAGCTGCGCAGGTGGCTGACCGACTTGCGCAGGCCGGGTTCAAGAACGAGGTCCTCGCCCTGGTCTGGCAGGTCGTTCGGATCGACGCGGGGGCTTGCCCGCGAAAGATGCAACAGCTCTCCAAGCTCCTTGGGCGTCATCATGATCTGGTGCGGACCGCGCCGGCCGAGGATCGTGATCGTGCGGAGCCGCGATGTGCGCAGCGCTTCAAGCGCGTGATTGACGATGTCGCTGCCGGCAAACTCCTCCTCGGTCTTGGCGAGGATGCGTGCGACGTCGAGCGCCACGTTGCCCATGCCAATCACCACGGCATGGCTTCCGGATAGGTCGGGCGCGAGGCCGGCGAATTGCGGGTGCCCATTGTACCAGCCGACGAATGCGGCGCTGCCGAACACGTTGCCCAGTTCCTCACCCGGGATGCCAAGCGGACGATCATGCGGCGCGCCGGTGGCAAACACGATCGCGTCGTAGAAGTCCTGCAGTTCCGCCACGCTGACGTCGGTGCCGACGGTCACGTTGCCAACGAAGCGGACGTTTTCGCTGAGCGCTGTGGTCTCGTAGCGCTTGCTCACGCCTTTGATTGACTGGTGATCGGGCGCGACACCGGTACGGATGAGGCCGTAGGGGACCGGGAGGGTATCGAAAACGTCGACCCGGACATCGTCACCCCACCGCTTTTGCGCCGCTTCCGCCGTGTAGTATCCGGCGGGACCCGAACCCACGATTGCGATGTGATGCGTCATGCAGCCTTGCGCTCCGCTTCTGTGTCATCCGAGCTGTCGAGAAAGCTCCGGATGCAGGAAATCGATTGATCCCGGTGGCTGAGCAGGAACAAGTGCCCGCCACCTTCGAAAATCTCGAGTTCGCTGCGCGGGATCAGCGAATGGAGCAGCCGCCCGTTGATTGAAGGAACGATAGGGTCCTCGTCGCCCATCATTATAAGTACCCGCTTTGTCAGGAAGGGCAGGGCGGGGGCGCTGCTCCATCCGCTCATGGCCAACAGTTGATAGAGGTATCCGATCCTGCTGGGCGGCCTGATCCACCCCAGCTGGGCCGCCTCCCCGCCAGTATCGCGAAGTGACCGGCGGTAAAGGGCTGCGAAGGACTTGTCGGCAAAGGCGGCATCGAGAAACCGCCTGGGATCAGACAAGGCGGCAAAGGCGGCCGGGCTGCCAGGGAAAGTCAGCATTCCAGCTCCGGTCGCACAGAGGATCAGCCGACGCACCACCGCGCTGTGCTGAAGTGCGAACTGCTGGGCCATCGCGCCGCCCCAGCTCACGCCCATCACGTCGACCCGTTCCAGCCCCAGCTGCTGCAATAGCGCTGCAGTGGCCGCGCAAATGGTGAAGGGAGTGTATGGCATCACGGGGTCGGGCGAACCGCCGATGCCGGGCATGTCGAACATGACGAACGGGCGATCGTCCAGCGCATGGGCTAGCGGGGCCACCGCCTCGATGCTTGCGCCAATGCCGTTG
It encodes the following:
- a CDS encoding FAD-dependent oxidoreductase, encoding MTHHIAIVGSGPAGYYTAEAAQKRWGDDVRVDVFDTLPVPYGLIRTGVAPDHQSIKGVSKRYETTALSENVRFVGNVTVGTDVSVAELQDFYDAIVFATGAPHDRPLGIPGEELGNVFGSAAFVGWYNGHPQFAGLAPDLSGSHAVVIGMGNVALDVARILAKTEEEFAGSDIVNHALEALRTSRLRTITILGRRGPHQIMMTPKELGELLHLSRASPRVDPNDLPDQGEDLVLEPGLRKSVSHLRSFAAIPESERADKAIEIDFDMYASPMRLLGEGKVAAIEVERTVIEAGRAVGTGQTYTLPADLVISCIGYRSSPIPGVPFDERAGRFANDEGRILPGIYTVGWARRGPSGTIGTNRPDGFGVVDRIDEDLSSGAIPAKSREGRAGFDRLAAKRGLDIVTFRDWKRIEEAEAEAAREGAPREKFVDIESMIRARG
- a CDS encoding alpha/beta fold hydrolase; protein product: MKSARISMMQAGGREMRLATWRLDGSSDHLPVLFFNGIGASIEAVAPLAHALDDRPFVMFDMPGIGGSPDPVMPYTPFTICAATAALLQQLGLERVDVMGVSWGGAMAQQFALQHSAVVRRLILCATGAGMLTFPGSPAAFAALSDPRRFLDAAFADKSFAALYRRSLRDTGGEAAQLGWIRPPSRIGYLYQLLAMSGWSSAPALPFLTKRVLIMMGDEDPIVPSINGRLLHSLIPRSELEIFEGGGHLFLLSHRDQSISCIRSFLDSSDDTEAERKAA